A genomic window from Pseudomonadales bacterium includes:
- a CDS encoding tetratricopeptide repeat protein → MRYRISLVCVLLRTLFLVTLVPSPAHAQTAQDPLGPVDHLALKLEADARWQTGDHAGAVPLYEKLVAAYPQGGDSMFRLARGLHEMGRTSDALPFAQRALEEGFADIEATALVLAQAMAQAGEREAAMAWLERALAAPLGDRPSLKRDDAFAELREDAQFRRIAGFAPADLKDRIAGWRYDLRFFVDEARRLHAAPDRRALSPAFAAAVAALSERVPELDDVAIAVELQRIIAEQLADGHSRIRPAPTARVPFPGMLPLEFYFFSDGLFVIGATQDHADLIGRRVLAIGDKPVDDILLDLAPFVSRDNDQGLLWLGPVYLRNPGFLRAMGYADTLDRVSLRLDAQDGPRSVELAAEPPQSLSFSLRPAPARIPPRWQARSDEPYWHESLPTVSAVYLQFNQVLDADHGPSIGEFARLVRNTIEKTSARNLIIDVRHNSGGDNFLHWPLTRLAAWHGLASDAHRTFVITGRATFSACQDFLNFLDRGTDAIFVGELSSSRPNFVGEDTSVELPWSGLRLSISSRWWQDSYPTDLRPYIPLSMPVALSSAEWLAGRDPVLDALTQYLSRN, encoded by the coding sequence GTGAGATACAGAATATCGCTGGTTTGTGTGCTGCTGCGCACGCTCTTCCTGGTCACACTGGTGCCATCGCCTGCTCACGCCCAGACCGCGCAGGATCCCCTCGGACCTGTCGACCATCTCGCCCTGAAGCTTGAAGCGGATGCGCGCTGGCAGACCGGCGACCATGCGGGCGCCGTACCCTTGTACGAAAAGCTGGTCGCCGCCTATCCGCAGGGGGGTGATTCGATGTTTCGTCTCGCCCGCGGTCTGCATGAAATGGGGCGGACCAGCGACGCACTGCCGTTCGCTCAGCGCGCGCTTGAGGAGGGGTTTGCAGATATCGAGGCGACGGCGCTGGTCCTCGCCCAGGCCATGGCCCAGGCGGGTGAGCGGGAAGCGGCCATGGCCTGGCTGGAGCGTGCCCTGGCAGCGCCGCTTGGTGATCGGCCGTCCCTGAAACGGGATGATGCATTTGCCGAGCTGCGGGAAGACGCGCAGTTCCGGCGGATCGCCGGTTTCGCGCCAGCGGATCTGAAAGATCGCATCGCCGGCTGGCGCTATGACCTGCGGTTTTTCGTTGACGAAGCTCGACGCCTGCACGCCGCCCCCGATCGGCGAGCACTGAGCCCGGCGTTTGCCGCCGCGGTCGCCGCGCTTTCTGAGCGTGTGCCGGAGCTGGATGACGTGGCGATTGCGGTGGAACTGCAGCGGATCATCGCAGAGCAGCTGGCAGACGGACACAGCCGGATCCGGCCGGCTCCGACGGCGCGGGTGCCGTTCCCCGGTATGCTGCCGCTCGAGTTCTATTTCTTCTCGGACGGTCTGTTCGTGATCGGTGCGACGCAGGATCATGCCGACCTGATCGGTCGAAGGGTCCTCGCGATCGGTGACAAACCGGTGGACGACATCCTGCTGGATCTTGCGCCCTTTGTGTCCCGGGACAACGACCAGGGCCTGTTGTGGCTCGGTCCGGTCTATCTGCGCAACCCGGGGTTCCTGCGCGCCATGGGCTATGCGGACACACTCGATCGGGTTTCGCTCAGGCTGGATGCGCAGGATGGACCGCGCAGCGTCGAACTCGCAGCCGAGCCACCGCAAAGCCTGTCCTTCTCGCTGCGTCCGGCACCGGCCCGCATACCGCCCCGCTGGCAGGCGCGGAGCGATGAGCCCTACTGGCACGAGTCTCTGCCCACGGTGAGCGCCGTCTACCTGCAGTTCAACCAGGTCCTGGACGCTGATCATGGCCCGTCGATTGGGGAGTTTGCCCGCCTGGTGCGCAACACCATCGAGAAGACCAGCGCCCGGAATCTGATCATCGACGTGCGCCATAACAGCGGCGGTGACAACTTTCTGCACTGGCCGTTGACACGGCTGGCTGCGTGGCACGGGCTGGCGAGTGATGCGCATCGCACCTTCGTCATTACGGGTCGCGCCACCTTCTCCGCCTGCCAGGACTTCCTGAATTTTCTCGACCGGGGAACCGATGCGATCTTCGTCGGCGAACTCTCCAGTTCCAGGCCTAACTTTGTCGGCGAGGACACCTCCGTGGAGCTCCCCTGGTCGGGGCTCCGGCTCTCCATCTCGTCACGCTGGTGGCAGGATTCCTATCCGACCGACCTGCGGCCGTACATTCCACTTTCCATGCCTGTAGCACTGTCCTCTGCTGAATGGCTGGCGGGGCGGGATCCGGTACTGGATGCACTCACCCAATATCTCTCCCGTAACTGA
- a CDS encoding host attachment protein encodes MKSTWIVVADSTRARIFQQEGASAPLQECEGMVHPESALHADDLVSDRQGRTFDSSGQGARHAMEPKSSVKETHAKAFARELGARLESARKRGEIDDLVLIAPPHFLGLLSAALSDVTAKLISSRLHKDLVRHSVEEIAAHLTDPG; translated from the coding sequence ATGAAAAGCACCTGGATTGTCGTCGCCGACAGTACCCGCGCCCGTATTTTTCAGCAGGAAGGCGCCAGTGCACCGCTGCAGGAATGTGAAGGCATGGTCCATCCGGAAAGTGCACTTCACGCGGATGATCTGGTCAGCGATCGTCAGGGACGCACGTTCGACAGTTCGGGCCAGGGTGCGCGACATGCGATGGAACCGAAGTCCAGTGTCAAGGAGACACATGCGAAAGCGTTCGCCCGTGAGCTTGGAGCACGGCTCGAAAGTGCCCGCAAGCGCGGCGAGATCGATGATCTGGTTCTGATCGCACCGCCTCATTTCCTGGGGTTACTGAGCGCCGCTCTCAGCGACGTGACGGCAAAGCTGATCAGCAGCCGTCTACACAAGGACCTTGTGCGCCACAGCGTGGAAGAGATTGCCGCGCATCTCACCGATCCGGGTTGA
- a CDS encoding cytochrome P460 family protein — MIAKILTLFGITVAAVALAAEHEVPYPESYRDWHHVKSMVIEEGHPLYGAFGGIHHLYANDKALEGYRSNSFPDGAVIIFDLLEAVHDGNAVTEGARKVVGVMHKDAKKFAATGGWGFEGFGGGDPANRVVGAAAASACFACHLPQKEQDYTFSRLRD; from the coding sequence GTGATAGCAAAGATCCTGACCCTGTTTGGCATCACCGTCGCCGCGGTAGCACTGGCCGCGGAACACGAGGTTCCCTACCCGGAGAGTTACCGCGACTGGCACCACGTCAAGAGCATGGTGATTGAAGAAGGGCATCCGCTCTATGGTGCTTTTGGCGGCATTCATCACCTCTATGCGAACGACAAGGCGCTCGAGGGCTACCGGAGCAACAGTTTCCCGGATGGGGCCGTGATCATCTTCGATCTGCTCGAAGCCGTGCACGACGGCAATGCCGTCACCGAGGGGGCCCGCAAGGTCGTGGGCGTCATGCACAAGGACGCGAAGAAATTCGCCGCAACCGGTGGCTGGGGCTTCGAGGGCTTCGGTGGCGGTGACCCGGCGAATCGGGTGGTCGGCGCTGCCGCAGCTTCCGCCTGCTTTGCCTGTCACCTGCCGCAAAAGGAACAGGACTACACCTTCAGCCGGCTGCGTGACTGA
- a CDS encoding VOC family protein, with amino-acid sequence MSIPDLQRALEFYVEVLGFEEVNRFEWRAGNAWADAVTGLEDSAARAAMLKLGNAFLKLFQFYSPVPEAVQVRRPVCDHGITHLCLLVTDLDADYDRLLAAGMSFHNVPDPQNRAVYGRDPDGNVVELLEVLDPSSPMAVKV; translated from the coding sequence ATCTCCATACCGGATCTGCAGCGAGCGCTCGAATTCTATGTCGAGGTACTCGGCTTCGAGGAAGTGAATCGATTCGAGTGGCGAGCTGGCAATGCCTGGGCGGACGCAGTCACAGGACTCGAAGACTCGGCTGCCAGGGCCGCCATGCTCAAACTCGGCAATGCCTTTCTCAAGCTGTTTCAGTTTTATTCGCCGGTACCAGAAGCGGTCCAGGTACGGCGCCCGGTGTGCGACCACGGCATCACTCATCTGTGCCTGCTGGTCACTGATCTCGACGCGGACTACGATCGTCTGCTGGCCGCAGGGATGTCGTTCCATAATGTCCCGGATCCGCAGAACCGGGCCGTTTATGGCCGCGATCCGGATGGCAATGTCGTCGAACTGCTGGAAGTCCTGGACCCATCGAGCCCCATGGCCGTGAAAGTCTGA
- a CDS encoding metallophosphoesterase, which yields MSKIVYFSDIHIEIRKQQDRNGWTSIYPLGLGPDLSAFTADTDLVVLAGDVGRMRSRRDVSTLRYAEQVADYVGSPVVVVPGNHEYYRGAFDDVRDSLLAAPSARVTVLDRGEARYSCTAGILRVLGATLWTDYAVLGDPERDMSAAAQVIPDHRLIRQADGSPFLPQDALAQHRLSRAWLAQRLAEQHDGPTLIVTHHLPHSVARSPIHGTTPLSPAFYSDCDDLIAAAARSEVVAWIFGHHHWSHEIEAAGVRLVSAQLGYPGERTAWNGPGILWI from the coding sequence GTGTCGAAGATAGTCTATTTCAGCGACATCCATATCGAGATCCGGAAACAGCAGGACCGAAACGGCTGGACCAGTATCTATCCGCTTGGCCTGGGGCCGGACCTGTCCGCCTTCACCGCAGACACGGATCTGGTCGTGCTCGCCGGCGACGTCGGTCGGATGCGATCAAGGCGGGATGTCTCAACGCTGCGTTATGCAGAACAGGTCGCAGACTACGTTGGAAGTCCCGTAGTCGTGGTGCCAGGCAATCACGAATACTATCGTGGTGCATTCGACGATGTGCGTGATTCCCTGCTCGCGGCACCATCTGCCCGGGTGACGGTACTCGATCGCGGTGAAGCTCGTTATTCCTGCACTGCCGGTATCCTGCGAGTTCTCGGCGCGACACTGTGGACCGACTATGCAGTCCTGGGAGATCCCGAGAGAGACATGAGCGCAGCCGCGCAGGTTATACCAGACCACAGGTTGATCAGACAGGCGGACGGATCACCGTTTCTGCCGCAGGATGCGCTGGCGCAGCATCGTCTGTCGCGCGCATGGCTGGCACAGCGACTCGCGGAGCAGCACGACGGGCCGACCCTTATCGTTACGCACCACCTGCCCCACTCTGTGGCGCGCAGTCCGATCCATGGCACGACACCACTTTCCCCGGCGTTTTACAGCGATTGTGACGATCTCATCGCCGCTGCGGCCCGGTCAGAAGTCGTTGCATGGATTTTCGGGCATCACCACTGGAGTCATGAGATCGAGGCAGCTGGCGTGCGTCTTGTGTCGGCGCAGCTGGGATATCCGGGAGAGAGGACGGCCTGGAACGGTCCCGGGATCCTCTGGATCTAG
- a CDS encoding MarR family winged helix-turn-helix transcriptional regulator — protein MKFDQITEPLDRRLADGLTRLAAVARQLDWQAAERAGLSPTQADILRFVANRPEGARLTATAAHVGIRKATASDAVGALERKSLVRKYADASDARAVALKVTPKGNRVAQAWSSSFAPIVAGLSEAEQETLLGLVVRMIRQLQQRQLIAPQRTCVTCRHFRENVAPGTNTPHYCAFIGAPMAGRHLRVDCAEHESAA, from the coding sequence ATGAAGTTCGACCAGATCACCGAACCCCTCGATCGCCGACTGGCCGACGGTCTGACCCGGCTCGCCGCCGTGGCTCGTCAGCTCGATTGGCAGGCCGCTGAGCGCGCTGGCCTGTCTCCCACCCAGGCGGACATTCTGCGTTTCGTCGCCAACCGTCCGGAAGGTGCGCGGCTCACCGCCACCGCCGCGCATGTCGGTATTCGCAAGGCCACCGCCAGCGACGCGGTGGGAGCCCTGGAGCGCAAGTCGCTGGTTCGCAAGTATGCGGACGCCTCGGACGCTCGCGCCGTGGCTCTGAAGGTGACCCCCAAAGGCAATCGGGTCGCGCAGGCGTGGTCGAGCAGCTTTGCGCCGATCGTCGCTGGCCTGTCCGAGGCCGAGCAGGAAACCCTGCTCGGCCTGGTGGTCAGGATGATCCGGCAATTGCAGCAGCGGCAGTTGATTGCCCCGCAGCGCACCTGCGTAACCTGCCGACATTTCCGTGAGAATGTCGCGCCCGGCACGAACACGCCGCATTACTGTGCGTTCATCGGCGCGCCGATGGCCGGGCGGCACCTCCGCGTCGACTGCGCGGAGCACGAATCCGCCGCCTGA